A region of Flavobacterium indicum GPTSA100-9 = DSM 17447 DNA encodes the following proteins:
- a CDS encoding DUF3857 domain-containing protein translates to MKKLLLLIIFLPSLLCAQKRELGTVTIEELKQTKHSQDTSAVAAYLFKKGRSYFDYGSDGFSLYTEVEVKMKIYKKEGLDAANFEIALYKGESDETINFSKAITYNLVNGKIEKTKLNSDGNFNENINENWRKISISMPNVKVGSIVEYKYVIKSKYFQNINKWEFQSTIPVDYSEYVFEVPEFYVYNNHFRGGLNPEIIKEKKDKKITLSNKVRTGASLSTRQGPTSTIEYEEINYIDNIVKMSLINVPAFEEEPFSNDYKNYLSSLEFELASIQFKNKPFQLISETWEDVVKKIYEEDEFGKQIDLTDYYSNDLNKLAINNSSTQDKINAIFNFLKSKLKWNENYGYKTSKKLSKIYEEKTGNVADLNLMLVSMLRSSGVDANPVLLSTRSRAIPIFPSISAFNYVVCGVELENKVLLLDITDPYLQIDMLPDRALNYLGIIVRNNGSSSQVNLSPSNFAKENNTISGTITNEGNVEGTLNQSLIQRGAYIFRRDYANLTDETYLEKFEKDYTGIEVIDYKIENKKDVDLNVNKVIKFKYTNASEIISNKIYFNPFMFFKLNENPFKAEKRTYPVDFMTPMVDNYTMHYVIPQGYEIESLPTQINLQMSDGLAKFTFYIAKNGDNIQISSNLSIFTPIFNPEYYEELKEFFNKVYLKMNEKIVLKKI, encoded by the coding sequence ATGAAAAAACTATTATTGTTAATTATTTTTTTGCCGAGTTTACTTTGTGCTCAAAAAAGAGAATTAGGTACTGTTACAATTGAAGAATTAAAACAAACTAAACACTCTCAAGATACTTCAGCTGTTGCGGCCTATCTTTTTAAAAAAGGGAGATCGTATTTTGACTATGGTTCGGATGGTTTTTCTTTGTATACAGAAGTTGAAGTTAAAATGAAAATTTATAAAAAAGAAGGATTAGATGCTGCGAATTTTGAAATTGCTTTATATAAAGGTGAATCCGATGAAACAATAAATTTTTCAAAAGCTATTACTTATAATTTAGTAAATGGTAAAATTGAAAAAACAAAGTTGAATTCAGATGGAAATTTCAATGAAAATATTAACGAGAATTGGAGAAAAATATCAATTTCGATGCCTAATGTTAAAGTAGGTAGTATTGTTGAATATAAATATGTAATAAAATCAAAATATTTTCAGAATATAAATAAATGGGAATTTCAATCTACTATACCAGTAGATTATTCAGAATATGTTTTTGAAGTTCCTGAATTTTATGTTTACAATAATCATTTCAGAGGAGGTTTAAATCCTGAAATTATAAAAGAAAAAAAAGACAAAAAAATTACGTTATCAAATAAAGTAAGAACAGGTGCTTCTCTTTCAACAAGACAAGGTCCAACTTCAACTATAGAATACGAGGAAATTAATTATATTGATAATATAGTGAAAATGTCTTTAATAAATGTTCCCGCATTTGAAGAAGAACCTTTTTCAAATGATTATAAAAATTACCTTAGTAGTTTAGAATTCGAATTAGCGTCTATTCAATTTAAAAATAAACCTTTTCAATTAATTTCTGAAACTTGGGAAGATGTAGTCAAGAAAATTTATGAAGAAGATGAATTTGGAAAACAAATTGACTTAACTGATTATTATTCAAATGATTTGAATAAATTAGCAATTAATAATAGTTCTACTCAAGATAAAATCAACGCTATATTTAATTTTTTAAAATCAAAATTAAAATGGAACGAAAATTATGGATATAAAACTTCAAAAAAACTAAGTAAAATTTATGAGGAGAAAACAGGTAATGTTGCCGATTTAAATTTGATGTTAGTTTCAATGTTAAGAAGTTCGGGTGTAGATGCAAACCCTGTACTATTATCAACAAGAAGTAGAGCAATTCCAATATTTCCTTCAATAAGTGCATTCAATTATGTTGTATGTGGTGTAGAATTAGAAAATAAAGTTTTACTACTAGATATTACCGATCCATACCTTCAAATTGATATGTTGCCAGATAGAGCTTTAAATTATTTAGGTATAATTGTTAGAAATAATGGAAGTTCGTCTCAAGTAAATTTGTCACCTTCTAATTTTGCAAAAGAAAACAATACTATTTCTGGGACTATCACAAACGAAGGGAATGTTGAGGGTACTTTAAATCAATCTTTAATTCAAAGGGGTGCCTATATTTTTAGAAGAGATTATGCAAATTTAACTGATGAAACTTATTTAGAAAAATTTGAGAAAGATTATACTGGAATTGAAGTAATTGATTATAAAATTGAAAATAAAAAAGATGTAGATTTAAATGTTAATAAAGTAATTAAGTTTAAATACACAAATGCTTCTGAAATCATAAGTAATAAAATTTATTTTAACCCATTTATGTTTTTCAAATTAAATGAAAATCCTTTTAAAGCTGAAAAAAGAACTTATCCAGTAGATTTCATGACTCCAATGGTTGATAATTATACCATGCATTATGTAATTCCACAAGGTTATGAAATTGAATCGTTACCAACACAAATTAATTTACAAATGAGCGATGGTCTTGCAAAATTCACATTTTACATAGCTAAAAATGGTGATAATATTCAAATATCCTCAAATTTAAGTATTTTTACTCCCATTTTTAACCCTGAATATTATGAGGAATTAAAAGAGTTCTTTAATAAGGTTTATTTAAAAATGAATGAGAAAATAGTTTTAAAAAAGATATAA
- a CDS encoding nucleotide pyrophosphohydrolase: protein MNLKNAQQEVDNWIKEHGVRYFNELTNMAQLTEEVGEVARIIARRYGEQSEKESDKNKDLGEELADVVFVVLCLANQTGVDLQAAFDKKMDLKTKRDHDRHHNNDKLK, encoded by the coding sequence ATGAATCTGAAAAACGCCCAACAAGAAGTTGATAATTGGATTAAAGAACACGGAGTTCGTTATTTCAATGAATTAACTAATATGGCCCAACTTACTGAAGAAGTAGGTGAGGTAGCCCGAATTATTGCTCGTAGATATGGCGAACAATCAGAAAAAGAAAGTGATAAAAACAAAGACTTAGGTGAAGAACTTGCCGATGTAGTTTTTGTAGTTTTATGCTTAGCTAACCAAACAGGCGTAGATTTACAAGCTGCTTTCGATAAAAAAATGGATTTAAAAACAAAGCGCGATCACGATCGTCATCACAATAACGATAAACTGAAATAA
- a CDS encoding gliding motility-associated C-terminal domain-containing protein produces the protein MKINATIILYVHLVINISMCFRAFFIVALLSIQSLFAQLSNFTFQVNASNETCLGNGSLNFLVTNTTPGAALTYSVYLLPNITTPIAVTTNTTLTGLNSGVYQVVATQTLGANSGTQQQNATIINTIQNLSYTISGVKPICGNEGVLTVNVNSGNPVTYQIINGPITTGIQNTNVFNNLPVGQYQIRVVDACGNAVIQTYTLLQSLPGLNIDFGTVVPPLIDCNTLKVSNYFAALSGFTIAYPINFQYTVFPPGGGTPVVLNQSVNSGNVVLQNIPFHNGQQYYYNLVATDACGNVYTLNNNPVNRKFDIALSVNNLNCSTKQIEITPSYFIAPYTINFTSFPSGFNPIAYNGLHPGPFLGNSTAYGGVGNSIPLGSYTITVTDACGRTASKSINVQNIPAMSTYIASSDGCGKVMVTLSTVLMQSVSIISAPNGFPNSLPYDVTSFIDPVSNNLIMTGLMEGNYIFHIVDICGIEYTLNVIVPPYIPNSFSITQRPGCDLGFGSARMISDVNVVSAVLINAPSSYTGTLPLNLSIISANSFYLSNVPDGNYVIQSINSCGVSRTDTIAISGYTQTTSNVVIQRNCGSFNLQFTHASNASGTILYWLQKLDVSTGNWVHPSSGIIYVNGSDPNTGNSLLLNASVNNLNLAFSGQFRILKSFQTFSANGGSIDCVKEIYSFEVDPNPIIDSVNQFGCSNGNSEAVVNVIGTPPFQYRITTKDGNPFLINNGNSNYFINLAPGIYNFQAEDSCGNLVNRIIEITNLAPLHITSSILCNAQNGSLAVPNISFLTYEWWKDNATTTILSTTNALNFIPFNNPNDFGVYHVRIVNTLNSSSCLNTELTFVISDALNNPHAGNDNTITYCGNQGTVNLQNLLSGTFDNNGFWIELSNSNGSLIGSNWDTTNVSFGTYQFSYQVNGFCSNSDEAIITINFNQNPEVLNLIPNYSVCENDTVQIVGDQNNISYTYTWTGPNGFISNNPNIEILNAQPEQSGNYTLIISNGICNSVPYVVNVLIANSPEFYIQDLCSDNVKTLQVVPINNSFNIEDVSYNWSGPNGYISNSNPIQINEEAIGDYSVTVDNGTCVLNETITVLNLLCAIPKGISPNDDGLNDYFDLSGFDVKELKIFNRYGLEVYSQSAYKKEWYGQDFKGNVLPAATYYYVILQTTGESKTGWVYLQR, from the coding sequence TTGAAAATTAACGCAACTATTATATTATATGTGCATCTTGTAATAAATATTTCGATGTGTTTTAGAGCTTTTTTCATAGTAGCATTATTGTCAATACAATCATTGTTTGCTCAATTATCAAATTTTACATTTCAAGTTAATGCTTCTAATGAAACTTGTTTAGGAAATGGGAGTTTAAATTTTTTGGTTACAAATACGACACCTGGTGCTGCTCTAACTTATTCTGTTTATTTATTGCCTAATATAACTACGCCTATAGCAGTAACTACAAATACTACATTAACTGGTTTAAATTCAGGGGTGTATCAGGTTGTTGCAACTCAAACTTTAGGAGCAAATTCAGGGACACAACAGCAAAACGCAACAATAATAAATACCATTCAAAATTTATCTTATACCATTTCTGGAGTAAAACCAATATGTGGAAATGAAGGCGTTTTAACTGTAAATGTTAATTCGGGAAACCCGGTTACGTATCAAATTATAAATGGTCCTATTACTACTGGAATTCAAAATACAAATGTTTTTAATAATTTGCCCGTTGGGCAGTATCAAATTAGAGTTGTAGATGCATGTGGAAATGCGGTAATTCAAACTTATACCTTATTACAAAGTTTACCGGGTTTAAATATTGATTTTGGCACGGTTGTTCCTCCATTAATTGATTGTAATACCCTAAAAGTATCCAATTATTTTGCAGCTTTATCTGGTTTTACAATTGCCTATCCTATTAATTTTCAATACACTGTCTTTCCTCCTGGAGGAGGTACACCTGTAGTATTAAATCAAAGTGTTAATTCAGGTAATGTTGTTTTACAAAATATTCCATTTCATAATGGTCAGCAATATTATTATAATTTAGTTGCTACAGATGCATGTGGAAATGTTTATACCTTAAATAATAACCCAGTTAATCGAAAATTTGATATTGCATTAAGTGTAAATAATTTGAATTGTTCAACAAAACAAATAGAAATTACACCATCATATTTTATTGCACCATATACAATAAATTTTACTTCATTTCCATCTGGCTTTAATCCAATTGCATATAATGGACTACATCCAGGGCCTTTTTTAGGAAATAGTACAGCTTATGGCGGTGTTGGAAACTCTATCCCTTTAGGAAGTTATACCATAACAGTTACAGATGCGTGTGGCAGAACTGCATCAAAATCGATAAATGTTCAAAATATTCCAGCTATGTCAACTTATATAGCTTCTTCAGACGGTTGTGGTAAAGTAATGGTGACTTTAAGTACTGTTTTAATGCAATCAGTTTCTATAATTTCTGCTCCTAATGGATTCCCCAATTCGCTGCCTTATGATGTAACTTCTTTTATTGATCCTGTTTCTAATAATTTAATTATGACAGGTTTAATGGAGGGTAATTATATTTTTCATATTGTTGATATTTGTGGAATTGAATACACTTTAAATGTGATTGTACCACCTTATATACCCAATAGTTTTTCAATCACACAAAGACCAGGGTGTGATCTAGGATTTGGTTCGGCAAGAATGATTTCTGATGTAAATGTAGTTTCTGCAGTCTTAATCAATGCTCCAAGTAGTTATACTGGTACTTTACCGTTGAATTTATCTATAATTTCAGCAAATTCATTTTATTTGTCTAACGTTCCTGATGGTAATTATGTAATTCAGTCTATTAATTCATGTGGAGTTTCAAGAACTGATACAATTGCAATTTCAGGATATACTCAAACAACTTCAAATGTTGTAATTCAAAGAAATTGTGGTTCGTTTAATTTACAATTTACTCATGCTAGTAATGCGTCTGGTACTATTTTATATTGGTTGCAAAAGTTAGATGTTTCAACTGGAAATTGGGTTCATCCTTCATCAGGTATAATTTATGTTAATGGTTCAGATCCTAATACGGGTAATTCATTACTACTAAATGCTTCAGTTAATAATTTGAATTTGGCTTTTTCAGGACAATTTAGAATATTAAAATCATTTCAAACTTTTTCAGCTAATGGGGGAAGTATAGATTGTGTTAAAGAAATTTATTCTTTCGAAGTTGATCCAAATCCTATTATAGATTCTGTAAATCAATTTGGGTGTAGTAATGGTAATTCAGAAGCGGTTGTAAATGTAATTGGTACACCTCCGTTTCAATATAGGATTACCACAAAAGACGGAAATCCATTTTTGATAAATAATGGGAATTCAAATTATTTTATAAATTTAGCACCAGGAATATATAATTTTCAAGCTGAAGATTCTTGTGGAAATCTAGTTAATAGAATAATTGAAATAACTAATTTAGCACCATTACATATTACTTCATCTATTCTTTGTAATGCACAAAATGGAAGTTTAGCAGTGCCCAATATTAGTTTTTTAACTTATGAATGGTGGAAAGATAATGCAACAACTACAATTTTAAGCACAACGAATGCATTAAATTTTATACCTTTTAATAATCCTAATGATTTTGGAGTTTATCATGTTAGAATTGTAAATACTTTAAACTCGAGTTCATGTTTAAATACAGAATTAACATTTGTTATTTCTGATGCCTTAAATAATCCACATGCAGGTAATGATAATACGATTACTTATTGTGGAAATCAAGGGACTGTTAATTTGCAAAATCTCTTGAGTGGAACATTTGATAACAATGGATTTTGGATAGAACTTAGTAATTCAAACGGCAGTTTAATAGGTTCTAATTGGGATACTACAAATGTTAGTTTTGGTACCTATCAATTTTCGTATCAAGTAAATGGTTTTTGTTCAAATAGTGATGAAGCTATAATTACAATTAATTTTAATCAAAATCCAGAGGTTTTAAATTTAATACCTAATTATTCGGTTTGTGAAAATGACACTGTTCAAATAGTTGGCGATCAAAATAACATCTCATATACTTACACATGGACAGGTCCAAATGGATTTATTTCAAATAATCCAAATATTGAAATTTTAAACGCACAACCAGAACAGAGTGGTAATTATACTTTAATTATATCTAATGGCATTTGTAATTCAGTTCCTTATGTTGTTAATGTATTGATTGCAAATTCTCCAGAATTTTATATTCAAGATTTATGTAGTGACAATGTGAAAACACTTCAAGTTGTACCAATTAATAATTCATTCAATATAGAAGATGTTTCTTATAATTGGTCAGGTCCAAATGGCTATATAAGTAATAGTAATCCAATTCAAATAAATGAAGAAGCAATTGGTGATTATTCAGTTACAGTAGATAATGGGACTTGCGTTTTAAATGAGACCATTACAGTTTTGAATTTATTATGTGCTATCCCAAAAGGAATTTCCCCTAATGATGATGGGTTGAATGATTATTTCGATTTAAGCGGATTCGATGTAAAAGAGTTAAAAATATTCAACAGATATGGTCTAGAAGTGTATTCACAATCAGCCTATAAAAAAGAATGGTACGGACAAGACTTTAAAGGTAATGTATTGCCGGCAGCTACCTATTATTATGTTATTTTACAAACAACTGGGGAATCTAAGACAGGTTGGGTGTATTTGCAACGATAA
- a CDS encoding DUF3857 domain-containing protein → MNKIGLVLLFFINILFSQKHSLPGNIEEFKEHANVIVLNENLLINIKSINAYQENYNLECLVLNETGFKQLTLEETYDKSKKINNIGVEIYNTKGVLFKKFSSNDFTDTSASDGVSIYSDNRVKSFQYVPTFYPFILKYNYQVNSKNTSFISSWVPIQNSNIAVLKSSYVVNNQSGLKLNFIEKNFDKFQVEKISNGYEMSNFKALKLEYLMDYDNEILKVNPYLEKINYEGFEFRCDSWKNFGIDYYANFLKDNIVLNDKTKLKIKEIVQPTDSKIDKIKKLYDYLQNSKRYVSIQVKEGGLCPMPIEDVEKYSYGDCKGLSNYMRALLNEVGIESYCAVLYGGTRKLIDEKDISFQGNHMILAIPFDNELMFVECTDLDAPLGYLGQFTSNRNAIVFKPNGAEIIETKKYDYLTNLEHNEITVLLNEDNSINATMNLQSFGINYDSAKKLSNLNLDNLKNHYKEKYSHLNNLKIEKFKFNDDKQAQKFIETVEFTCSDYLSKDGENLIVTPNIFQRKSPVAKVRNRKFSFKINYGYSEKENIKIKIPVTYTIKNLPDNVNIKTKFGNYIINLKVVNDELIYEREFNFFDGNYMASEYEDFKQFTELISKLDNLKILLEKK, encoded by the coding sequence ATGAATAAAATTGGCTTAGTTTTACTGTTTTTTATTAATATTTTATTTTCACAAAAACATTCATTACCAGGTAATATTGAGGAATTTAAAGAACATGCTAACGTAATTGTTTTAAATGAAAATTTATTGATTAACATTAAATCTATTAATGCTTATCAAGAAAATTATAATTTAGAATGTTTAGTTTTAAATGAAACGGGTTTTAAACAGTTAACATTAGAAGAAACTTATGATAAATCTAAAAAAATAAACAACATAGGTGTTGAAATTTATAACACTAAGGGTGTCTTATTTAAAAAATTTTCTTCAAATGATTTTACAGATACTTCAGCCTCTGATGGAGTTTCTATTTATAGTGATAATCGGGTAAAATCATTTCAATATGTTCCAACATTCTATCCATTTATTTTAAAATATAATTACCAAGTTAACTCTAAAAACACTTCTTTTATTTCTTCTTGGGTTCCTATTCAAAACTCAAATATAGCAGTTCTAAAAAGTAGTTACGTAGTAAATAATCAGTCTGGATTAAAGTTGAATTTTATAGAAAAAAATTTTGACAAATTTCAAGTGGAAAAAATTTCTAATGGTTATGAAATGTCAAATTTTAAAGCTTTAAAATTAGAATATTTGATGGATTATGATAATGAAATTTTAAAAGTTAATCCCTATCTCGAAAAAATAAATTATGAAGGTTTTGAATTTAGATGTGATTCATGGAAAAATTTCGGAATAGATTATTATGCTAATTTTTTAAAAGATAACATTGTTTTAAATGATAAAACGAAATTAAAAATTAAAGAAATAGTTCAACCGACTGATTCCAAAATTGATAAAATTAAAAAGTTATATGATTATCTTCAAAATTCTAAGAGATATGTGAGTATACAAGTCAAAGAAGGAGGTTTGTGTCCTATGCCAATTGAAGATGTAGAAAAATATAGTTATGGAGATTGTAAAGGTTTAAGTAACTATATGCGAGCGCTTTTAAATGAAGTTGGTATAGAATCTTATTGTGCTGTTTTATATGGTGGAACTAGAAAATTAATTGATGAAAAAGATATTTCATTTCAAGGTAATCATATGATACTTGCTATACCATTTGACAATGAATTAATGTTTGTTGAATGTACAGATTTAGATGCTCCTCTTGGTTATTTAGGGCAATTTACTTCCAACAGAAATGCGATTGTGTTTAAGCCAAATGGAGCAGAAATAATTGAGACCAAGAAATATGATTATTTAACTAATTTAGAACATAATGAAATAACGGTTTTATTAAATGAGGATAATTCTATCAATGCAACTATGAATTTACAATCATTTGGAATTAATTATGATAGTGCAAAAAAATTATCAAATTTAAATTTAGATAATCTTAAAAATCATTATAAAGAAAAATACAGTCATCTAAATAATCTTAAAATCGAAAAGTTTAAATTTAATGATGATAAACAAGCTCAAAAATTTATTGAAACAGTTGAGTTTACTTGTAGTGACTATTTGTCAAAAGATGGTGAAAATTTAATTGTAACACCTAATATTTTTCAAAGAAAATCTCCAGTTGCTAAAGTTAGAAATAGAAAGTTTTCTTTTAAAATTAATTATGGATATTCTGAAAAAGAAAATATAAAAATTAAAATACCCGTTACTTATACAATTAAAAATCTTCCTGATAATGTTAACATTAAAACAAAGTTTGGAAATTACATCATTAATTTAAAAGTCGTAAATGATGAATTGATTTATGAAAGAGAATTTAATTTTTTTGATGGTAACTATATGGCGTCAGAATATGAAGATTTTAAACAATTTACCGAATTAATCTCCAAATTAGATAATTTAAAAATTTTATTAGAAAAGAAATGA
- a CDS encoding LytR/AlgR family response regulator transcription factor → MIRAIIIDDEKRARLNLALLINEYCSDVTIIAECENLPEGVKAIRKNKPDLVFLDIEMPGHSGLELLDFFDENEIGFKIIFTTAYQEYAIQAFKFSAVDYLLKPINPTELTEAVNRFSKEKEKIEKYTLLKENLKQDSIKKIAIPTGNSLVFIETEKIIYIKGEGAYSEIFCLDNEKLLVSRNLKNFEDIMCIHQNFVRNHKSYIVNTNFIKAYIKSDGGSLELKNGIQIPVSNEKIQTILEAIEIIKR, encoded by the coding sequence ATGATACGAGCAATAATAATAGATGATGAAAAAAGAGCAAGATTAAATTTAGCATTGCTTATTAATGAATATTGTTCCGATGTGACTATAATTGCTGAATGCGAAAATTTACCTGAAGGTGTTAAGGCAATTCGAAAAAACAAACCTGATTTGGTTTTTCTAGACATTGAAATGCCTGGTCATAGTGGATTGGAACTCTTAGATTTTTTTGATGAAAACGAAATAGGTTTTAAAATAATTTTCACTACTGCTTACCAAGAATATGCCATTCAAGCTTTTAAATTTTCTGCTGTAGATTATCTATTAAAACCAATAAATCCAACAGAATTAACTGAAGCTGTAAATCGTTTTTCAAAAGAGAAGGAAAAAATTGAAAAATATACACTTCTAAAAGAAAATTTAAAACAAGACTCTATAAAAAAAATAGCAATTCCAACAGGTAATAGTTTAGTATTCATCGAAACTGAAAAAATAATTTACATCAAAGGTGAAGGGGCCTATTCTGAAATATTTTGTTTGGACAATGAAAAATTGCTTGTCAGCAGAAACTTAAAAAACTTTGAAGACATTATGTGTATTCATCAAAATTTTGTTAGAAATCATAAATCGTATATTGTCAATACAAATTTCATAAAAGCTTATATTAAATCTGATGGTGGAAGTTTAGAACTTAAAAATGGTATTCAAATTCCTGTTTCTAATGAAAAAATTCAAACTATTTTAGAAGCCATTGAAATAATTAAAAGGTAA
- a CDS encoding 3-phosphoshikimate 1-carboxyvinyltransferase — protein sequence MNLKLEKSTLRSTVLAITGSKSETNRLILLKALYPEIEILNCSNSDDSEVMLKALDLVTSNDIYVPLHVDIHHAGTAMRFLTAFFAIQEGREVVLTGSSRMKERPIKILVEALKQLGAEIEYLEQEGFPPLKIKGKSLIQDKISLPANVSSQYISALLLIAPKLKNGLALNLEGEITSVPYIKMTLALLNELGVKTSFVGNTITVGHAERVGLHQFAPLESVFQLTVESDWSSASYWYSLVALSEVGTTITLSSYKKNSLQGDVVLANIYQDFGVETFFNNDNTNTITISKVKNCQLSTVNYQLRNSPDIAQTIAVTCFGLGIACDLFGLHTLKIKETDRLEALKIELTKLGAKIAVTEDSLHLESSNSINENVSIKTYQDHRMAMAFAPLALKVPIVIQDAEVVSKSYPMFWEDLQKTGIKIIEN from the coding sequence ATGAATTTAAAATTAGAAAAATCAACACTTAGATCTACAGTTTTAGCAATCACAGGTAGTAAATCGGAAACCAATCGTTTAATTCTATTAAAAGCTTTGTATCCTGAAATTGAAATTCTAAATTGTTCAAATTCAGATGATTCAGAAGTGATGTTGAAGGCGCTAGATTTGGTTACATCAAATGATATCTATGTACCGTTGCATGTGGATATACATCATGCAGGTACTGCCATGCGTTTTTTAACTGCTTTTTTCGCAATTCAAGAAGGTAGGGAAGTGGTTTTAACAGGCTCTTCACGAATGAAGGAACGCCCAATAAAAATTTTAGTCGAGGCTCTAAAACAATTAGGCGCCGAGATAGAATATTTAGAGCAAGAAGGTTTTCCACCTTTAAAAATTAAGGGAAAATCGCTCATTCAGGATAAAATTTCATTACCTGCCAATGTAAGTAGTCAATATATTTCGGCTTTATTGTTAATTGCACCCAAATTGAAAAATGGTTTAGCGTTAAATTTGGAAGGTGAAATTACATCTGTTCCCTACATTAAAATGACGTTGGCTTTATTAAATGAACTAGGTGTGAAAACTTCATTTGTGGGTAATACAATCACTGTTGGTCATGCTGAACGCGTTGGTTTACACCAGTTCGCTCCACTCGAATCTGTCTTTCAATTAACCGTTGAATCAGATTGGAGTTCTGCTTCCTACTGGTATTCATTGGTTGCACTTTCGGAAGTAGGAACAACAATTACATTATCGAGTTATAAAAAAAATAGTTTACAGGGTGATGTAGTTTTAGCAAATATTTATCAAGATTTTGGAGTGGAAACTTTTTTTAATAATGATAATACAAATACAATTACTATTTCAAAAGTAAAAAACTGTCAACTGTCAACTGTCAACTATCAACTTAGAAACTCTCCAGATATTGCTCAAACTATTGCCGTTACTTGTTTTGGATTAGGAATTGCGTGTGATTTATTCGGTTTACACACCTTAAAAATTAAAGAAACAGATAGACTTGAAGCTTTAAAAATTGAGTTAACAAAATTAGGTGCAAAAATTGCTGTAACAGAAGATTCATTGCATTTGGAAAGTTCAAACAGTATTAATGAGAATGTGTCTATAAAAACCTACCAAGATCATAGAATGGCAATGGCATTTGCGCCTTTAGCTTTAAAAGTGCCAATTGTAATTCAAGATGCAGAAGTGGTAAGTAAATCGTATCCCATGTTTTGGGAAGATTTACAAAAAACGGGTATAAAAATAATTGAAAATTAA
- a CDS encoding DMT family transporter has translation MNWILLIIAGLFEVAFATCLGKAKETTGHQMWIWYAGFLICLTISMVLLVKATKEIPIGTAYAVWTGIGAVGSVIAGIVFFNEPATFWRIFFLFTLIASIIGLKYVAVS, from the coding sequence ATGAACTGGATATTACTCATCATTGCAGGTCTTTTTGAAGTAGCATTTGCTACTTGCTTAGGAAAAGCTAAAGAAACCACTGGACATCAAATGTGGATTTGGTACGCTGGTTTCTTAATTTGCTTGACTATAAGCATGGTATTATTAGTCAAAGCGACAAAAGAAATTCCTATTGGTACTGCTTATGCCGTTTGGACCGGTATTGGCGCGGTAGGAAGTGTGATAGCTGGAATTGTTTTTTTTAATGAACCGGCTACTTTTTGGAGAATATTTTTTCTTTTCACATTAATCGCTTCAATCATTGGTTTAAAATACGTTGCTGTTTCATGA